One window of the Vigna radiata var. radiata cultivar VC1973A chromosome 1, Vradiata_ver6, whole genome shotgun sequence genome contains the following:
- the LOC106763371 gene encoding enolase, whose translation MATIKAVEARQIFDSRGNPTVEVDVKLSDGTFARAAVPSGASTGVYEALELRDGGSDYLGKGVSKAVKNVNTVIAPALLGMDPTKQTELDNYMVQQLDGTVNEWGWCKQKLGANAILAVSLAVCKAGAEVNKIPLYKHIANLAGNKTLVLPVPAFNVINGGSHAGNKLAMQEFMILPVGASSFREAMKMGVEVYHHLKAVIKKKYGQDATNVGDEGGFAPNIQENKEGLELLKTAISQAGYTGKVVIGMDVAASEFYNNKDKTYDLNFKEENNDGSQKISGDSLKNVYKSFVTDYPIVSIEDPFDQDDWETYTKLTGEIGQQVQIVGDDLLVTNPKRVEKAIKEKACNALLLKVNQIGSVTESIEAVRMSKKAGWGVMTSHRSGETEDTFIADLAVGLATGQIKTGAPCRSERLAKYNQLLRIEEELGPGAVYAGSKFRAPVEPY comes from the exons ATGGCAACAATCAAGGCCGTTGAGGCTCGTCAGATCTTTGACAGCCGTGGAAATCCCACCGTCGAA GTTGACGTTAAACTCAGCGATGGAACCTTCGCCAGAGCTGCCGTGCCTAGCGGTGCTTCAACAG GTGTTTATGAGGCTCTGGAATTGAGGGATGGAGGCTCGGACTACCTCGGTAAAGGTGTTAGCAAG GCTGTGAAGAATGTGAATACAGTTATAGCACCTGCTCTGCTTGGGATG GACCCAACCAAGCAGACTGAACTTGACAATTACATGGTACAGCAGCTTGATGGAACTGTTAACGAGTGGGGGTGGTGCAAGCAGAAG CTGGGTGCCAATGCCATTCTGGCAGTGTCACTTGCTGTCTGTAAGGCTGGTGCTGAAGTGAATAAAATTCCTCTGTACAAG cACATTGCCAATCTGGCTGGAAACAAGACTTTGGTGTTGCCTGTTCCTGCATTCAATGTTATCAATGGAGGCTCACATGCAGGAAATAAACTAGCAATGCAG GAATTTATGATTCTCCCAGTTGGGGCATCTTCGTTCAGAGAAGCAATGAAAATGGGCGTAGAAGTATACCATCATCTAAAG GCTGTGATTAAAAAGAAGTACGGACAGGATGCTACTAACGTGGGTGATGAAGGTGGCTTTGCTCCTAACATCCAG gaAAACAAAGAAGGGCTTGAGCTTCTGAAGACTGCCATTTCCCAAGCTGGTTACACTGGAAAG GTTGTAATTGGTATGGATGTTGCTGCTTCAGAATTTTACAATAACAAGGACAAAACATATGACTTGAATTTTAAGGAAGAG AATAATGATGGATCGCAGAAAATCTCAGGAGACAGCTTAAAGAATGTGTACAAATCATTTGTGACAGATTATCCTATTGTGTCTATTGAGGATCCATTTGATCAGGATGACTGGGAGACCTATACAAAATTAACCGGTGAAATTGGTCAGCAAGTGCAGATTGTTGGTGATGATCTCCTCGTCACCAACCCGAAG CGTGTGGAGAAAGCAATTAAGGAGAAGGCTTGCAACGCCCTTCTGTTGAAG GTGAATCAAATTGGTAGTGTAACCGAAAGTATTGAAGCTGTGAGAATGTCTAAGAAAGCTGGCTGGGGTGTCATGACTAGCCACAGGAG TGGTGAAACTGAGGATACCTTCATTGCAGACCTCGCAGTTGGGTTAGCAACT GGTCAGATCAAGACTGGAGCTCCCTGCCGATCTGAAAGGCTTGCCAAGTACAATCAG CTTCTGAGGATTGAGGAGGAGCTTGGTCCAGGTGCTGTTTATGCTGGTTCCAAATTCAGAGCCCCGGTGGAACCCTACTGA
- the LOC106763400 gene encoding uncharacterized protein At2g17340 isoform X2: MLLCRLREQVLRELGFRDIFKKVKDEENAKAISLFENVVQLNDAIEDEGKRLENLVRGIFAGNIFDLGSAQLAEVFSKDGMSFLASCQNLVPRPWVIDDLDTFKMKWNRKPWKKVIIFVDNSGADIILGIMPFARELLRRGSQVVLAANELPSINDVTCSELVEIISKLKDEQDQLVGVSTSNLLIANSGNDLPVIDLTRVSQELAYLASDADLVILEGMGRGIETNLYAQFKCDSLKIGMVKHPEVAQFLGGRLYDCVFKYNEVSS, translated from the exons ATG CTTCTTTGCCGACTTCGTGAGCAAGTGCTCCGAGAATTAGGATTCAGAGATATATTCAAAAAAGTCAAG GATGAAGAAAATGCAAAAGCCATCTCACTTTTTGAGAATGTTGTTCAACTTAATGATGCCATTGAAGATGAAGGCAAGCGACTCGAGAATCTAGTCAGAGGAATTTTTGCTGGAAACATATTTGATCTTGGTTCTGCACAG CTTGCAGAGGTTTTCTCTAAGGATGGAATGTCCTTTTTGGCTAGTTGCCAAAATCTGGTTCCTCGACCATGGGTTATTGATGATCTTGacacttttaaaatgaaatggaacAGGAAGCCATGGAAGAAG GTTATCATATTTGTTGATAACTCTGGTGCAGATATCATTTTGGGTATCATGCCATTTGCAAGAGAGCTACTTCGGCGTGGGAGTCAG GTTGTATTGGCTGCTAATGAGTTACCATCTATCAATGATGTGACTTGTTCTGAGCTAGTTGAAATTATATCAAAG TTAAAGGATGAACAAGATCAACTTGTGGGTGTCAGTACTTCAAATCTTTTAATTGCTAACTCTGGCAACGATTTACCT GTTATTGATCTTACAAGAGTGTCACAGGAGCTTGCTTACCTTGCCAGTGATGCAGATCTTGTCATCTTAGAAGGGATG GGCCGTGGAATAGAAACAAATCTCTATGCTCAGTTTAAATGTGATTCCCTGAAGATTGGAATG GTCAAACATCCTGAGGTTGCACAATTTCTTGGTGGACGTTTATATGACTGCGTATTCAAATACAATGAAGTTTCATCTTAA
- the LOC106763400 gene encoding uncharacterized protein At2g17340 isoform X1 encodes MESASELVEFPLLLTPIDSHYRACTIPYRFPSDNPRKPTPTEISWIDLFLNSIPSFKRRAESDTSVPDAAAKAEKFAQRYADILEDLKKDPESHGGPPDCILLCRLREQVLRELGFRDIFKKVKDEENAKAISLFENVVQLNDAIEDEGKRLENLVRGIFAGNIFDLGSAQLAEVFSKDGMSFLASCQNLVPRPWVIDDLDTFKMKWNRKPWKKVIIFVDNSGADIILGIMPFARELLRRGSQVVLAANELPSINDVTCSELVEIISKLKDEQDQLVGVSTSNLLIANSGNDLPVIDLTRVSQELAYLASDADLVILEGMGRGIETNLYAQFKCDSLKIGMVKHPEVAQFLGGRLYDCVFKYNEVSS; translated from the exons ATGGAAAGCGCGTCAGAGCTTGTGGAATTTCCATTGTTGTTGACACCAATTGATTCTCACTACAGAGCATGCACCATTCCCTACAGATTCCCCTCCGATAACCCCCGCAAGCCCACTCCCACCGAAATCTCTTGGATTGATCTCTTCCTCAACTCCATCCCCTCTTTCAA GAGGCGTGCAGAGAGTGATACTTCAGTTCCTGACGCGGCTGCCAAAGCTGAAAAGTTTGCTCAAAG ATATGCTGACATacttgaagatttgaagaaagATCCTGAAAGTCATGGTGGGCCTCCTGATTGCATT CTTCTTTGCCGACTTCGTGAGCAAGTGCTCCGAGAATTAGGATTCAGAGATATATTCAAAAAAGTCAAG GATGAAGAAAATGCAAAAGCCATCTCACTTTTTGAGAATGTTGTTCAACTTAATGATGCCATTGAAGATGAAGGCAAGCGACTCGAGAATCTAGTCAGAGGAATTTTTGCTGGAAACATATTTGATCTTGGTTCTGCACAG CTTGCAGAGGTTTTCTCTAAGGATGGAATGTCCTTTTTGGCTAGTTGCCAAAATCTGGTTCCTCGACCATGGGTTATTGATGATCTTGacacttttaaaatgaaatggaacAGGAAGCCATGGAAGAAG GTTATCATATTTGTTGATAACTCTGGTGCAGATATCATTTTGGGTATCATGCCATTTGCAAGAGAGCTACTTCGGCGTGGGAGTCAG GTTGTATTGGCTGCTAATGAGTTACCATCTATCAATGATGTGACTTGTTCTGAGCTAGTTGAAATTATATCAAAG TTAAAGGATGAACAAGATCAACTTGTGGGTGTCAGTACTTCAAATCTTTTAATTGCTAACTCTGGCAACGATTTACCT GTTATTGATCTTACAAGAGTGTCACAGGAGCTTGCTTACCTTGCCAGTGATGCAGATCTTGTCATCTTAGAAGGGATG GGCCGTGGAATAGAAACAAATCTCTATGCTCAGTTTAAATGTGATTCCCTGAAGATTGGAATG GTCAAACATCCTGAGGTTGCACAATTTCTTGGTGGACGTTTATATGACTGCGTATTCAAATACAATGAAGTTTCATCTTAA